In Nocardia sp. NBC_00403, the DNA window CGTCTATATCGCCGACAACGGCGGTCCGAACATACCGGTCGAGTGGTCCATTTCAGCGGCTGACCACACTGGTCAGCGTTCGCGAGTGAGCGCGCGGTAACTGGTATTCCACAGCCACTCCACCGGCCCGCGCTCGAAGCGGCGCAGCCAGAAGTGCGCGAAGGCGACGATGATCAGCGCGACCAGCAGATAGATGCCGACCGTGAACGGGATGCGCGTATCAGGAGATACCCGGGCGGCGAGGCCGAAACCCCAGCCGTAGCACAGGATCGACGCCACCAGGTTCTGCAGGATGTAGCAGCTCAGCGCGGTGCGGCCGACGTCGGTGAGGCGGCGGCCGAGGAATCCGACACGCGGGCGGTGCAGAGAGAACTCGGCCACCAGTGCCAGGATGCCGAACGAGACGAACGGTGCCGTGCCGTATCGGGTGAACAGCAGCATGTCACCCCCACCGAGTACACCGACGATCAGATCCAGGGGAGCCGCCACCACGAGCCCGGCGATCATGAGCCGCTTGCGGATTCGTGCGCCTTCGGGTCGAAAGACTCCGGCCCGGAACAGCCGAGCACCGGCCAGGAACAGCGCGATCGACATGGGGAACACGAAGATCGCCTCGAATCGGAACATGCCCGCGTTCTCCAGCCGGAACAGCACCAGATCCCAGAACGACCCGTCGGCATAAGGATTCGGGTCGAGCGCCTGTCTCGGCCCCGAGTCCTGACGGGAATCGAATGCCATGCCGACCGCGATCGACGTCAACATCGTGAGGTGGATGCCCGCCGCGACGATCAGCCAACGACGTTGCGCGCGTGTGCTTGCCGCGAGGATGAAGGCGACGACCAGTCCGGTGAGCGCGTACCCCATCAGCACGTCGAACTCGGCGATGAATAAGAAATTCAGCAGTCCGTCGAGGAAGAGTAGCCCGGCCCGCCACGGATAGCTGCCCGGCCAGCGGCGGCCTGCTCGCGCGGCCGAACCCTGCTGGATGGCGAGTCCGATGCCGAACATGATGGTGAGCAGCCCGAGGAACTTACCCTGCGCCACCTGCTGCATGACCCGCTCGACCCACATCCAGCCGGTCGCGTCGGTGTGCAGCTCGTCGAGGTAGCCGACGAGGCCCTCGACATCGGTGAGAATCCAGATGTTCGTGCCGAGCGTGCCGAGGATGGCGATGCCGCGCAGCACATCCAGCGCGACGACTCGCGAGGGCGCGGCGGGAGTCGGTGCTGCCATGTTCGGCTCGTCCGCTTTGCGGTATTGCCCCGCGGTATCCGAGCGGGAATCGGCGATCGATTCGGTCATGGTCCGAATATCCCGTTCACCAGGTCCCGGATGGGTCCTCCGTAAGTACCACCCACGGTATGAGATCGAGGTCCGCAGGATGGCCGATGCCCTCGATCGAGCGCAGATGCCGACGACGGACTTTCGCCGTCCCGGGGACACAGGGGCCGCAGCCACATTCGTCCAAGTGCGGAGACTGTCGACGGCCTTCGGCGACTGCACACTAGGCTCGTCGCTATGCAGCGCATCATCGGCATCGAGGTCGAATACGGCATCTCCACTCCCACCGAGCCGTCCGCCAACCCGATCCTCACCTCCACCCAGGCGGTTCTCGCCTATGCGGCGGCGGAGGGTGTGCCGCGCGCGAAGCGAACTCGATGGGATTACGAGGTGGAGTCGCCGCTACGCGATGCGCGCGGCTTCGACCTGAGTCGGATGAACGGGCCTGCGCCGGTGATCGACGCCGACGAGGTAGGTGCGGCGAACATGATCCTCACCAACGGCGCCCGACTGTATGTCGACCATGCCCACCCCGAATACTCCGCACCCGAGGTCGTCGACCCGATGGACGCGGTGATCTGGGACAAGGCAGGTGAACGTGTGATGGAGGCCGCGGCGCGGCATGCGTCGAGCGTGCCGGGCGCACCGCGGCTGCAGTTGTACAAGAACAATGTCGACGGCAAGGGGGCCTCCTACGGCACCCACGAGAACTATCTGATGAGCCGCGAAACCCCGTTCAATCAGATCATCGTCGGCCTGACCCCGTTCTTCGTGTCGCGTCAGGTGATCACGGGTTCCGGTCGGGTCGGTATCGGCCAGTCCGGTGACCACGCCGGGTTCCAGCTGTCCCAGCGTGCCGACTACATCGAGGTCGAGGTCGGCCTGGAGACCACGCTCAAGCGCGGCATCATCAACACCCGCGACGAGCCGCACGCCGACGCCGACAAGTACCGCAGACTGCACGTCATCATCGGTGACGCCAATCTGGCCGAAATGTCCACCTACCTCAAGGTCGGCACCACCGCGCTGGTGCTGGACCTGATCGAGGCGGGCGAGGACCTGTCGGATCTGCAGCTGGCCCGCCCCGTCACCGCGGTGCACCAGATCTCGCACGACCCCACCCTGCGCGCCACGGTGGCGCTCACCGACGGCCGCGAGCTCACCGGCCTGGCCTTGCAGCGCATCTACCTGGATCGGGTGGAGAAGTACGTGGCACGCAGCGCCAACGACGATCCCCGGGTTCGCGACATCATCGAGAACTGGGCGATGGTGCTCGACCTGCTCGAACGTGATCCGATGGAATGCGCCGATCTGCTCGACTGGCCCGCCAAGCTGCGTCTGCTCGAGGGGATGCGCAAGCGTGAGGGCCTGAGCTGGGCCGCACCCAAACTGCACCTGATGGACCTGCAGTACTCCGACGTGCGGCTGGACAAGGGGCTCTACAACCGCCTCGTGGCACGCGGATCGATGAAACGTCTCGTCACAGAGCAGCAGATTCTCGATGCGATGACCAAGCCGCCCACCGACACTCGCGCCTACTTCCGCGGTGAGTGCCTGCGCCGCTTCGGCGCCGATATCGCTGCCGCGAGCTGGGATTCGGTGATCTTCGATCTCGGCGGGGATTCGCTGGTGCGCATCCCGACGCTCGAGCCACGCCGCGGGACAAAGGCGCACGTCGGCAAGCTGCTCGACGGCGTCAACACCGCCGCCGAGCTTGTCGAACAGTTGACCACCTGAGTGAGATCCGGTGTCGACTCGGCCGCACATCGGCTCGGAATACGACACCGTGTCGGTGTCGCTGGGTAGTGTTGAAGGACGAGCACGGACATTGCTCATGATCAGGGCCGTGCTCGGACCATGAGCCCTGGTCATGATGAGGACAGAGGAGGTCGGCTGCCATGGCACAAGAGCAGACCAAGCGCGCCGGGGGCGGCGACGAGGATGAGGGCCCGGAGGGCGTAGACGCCGCCGGACAGGAGCGCCGCGAGAAGCTGGCGGAGGAGACCGACGACCTGCTCGACGAGATCGATGATGTGCTCGAGGAGAACGCGGAAGACTTCGTTCGTGCGTACGTGCAGAAGGGTGGCCAGTGACAGCAGGTGACCCGCTGCGTCTCCACCCGGGACACGCTCTCTCGTCATTCACCGAACATCTCCGCATGCATGCACCGGAACTGTTGCCCGGCAACAGATTCGCCGCGATAGAGGGTGCCACCGGAAGCTCCGGTGGCACCGCCGCGAAGGACCTGGCTCCGCACGGGACCACCATCGTCGCGGTCTCCTATCGCGGTGGCGTGCTGATCGCCGGTGACCGGCGGGCCACCATGGGAAACCTGTTGGCCAGCAGGGACATGGAGAAGGTGTACATCACCGACACCTACTCGGCGGCAGGCATCGCGGGCACCGCGGGCATGGCCATCGAGATGGTGCGGCTTTTCGCGGTGGAGCTCGAGTACTACGAGAAGATCGAAGGCGTCTCGCTGACCTTCGACGGTAAGGCGAACAAGCTCTCGAAGATGGTGCGGGACAACCTGCCCGCGGCACTTCAAGGTCTTGCGGTGGTCCCGGTACTCGTCGGCTACGACGAGTACGCCACCGATCCGGACAAAGCGGGCCGCATCGTTTCCTACGACGTGGTCGGCGGCCGCAGCGAGGAACGTTTCGGCTACACCGCTGTCGGTTCCGGTTCGAATTTCGCCAAGTCGTCGCTGAAGAAGCTGTACGCCAAGGGAATCGACGAGGACCGCGCACTGCGCATCGCCGTCGAGTCGCTCTTCGATGCGGCCGACGACGACACCGCCACCGGCGGTCCCGACATCGTGCGCGGCATCTATCCGACGGCGATCGTTGTCAACGAGGAGGGTGCCGATCTGGTGCCGGAGGAGCGTTTGGCGGAGATCGCGCGCGGGATCGTCGCCGACCGCGAGGCCGCGGAAGAAGGGAGTGCGCAAGCATGACACTGCCGTATTACGCGTCGGCCGAACAGATCATGCGCGACAAGACCGAACTTGCGCGCAAGGGCATCGGTCGTGGTCGCAGTGTCATCGTGTTGGTGTACGACAAGGGTGTGCTGTTCGTCGCCGAGAACCCGTCGGCGACGCTGCACAAGGTGAGCGAGCTGTACGACCGCGTCGGGTTCGCCGCGGTGGGCAAGTACAACGAGTTCGAGGCGCTGCGCCGCGGTGGCATCCTGCAGGCCGACCTGAAGGGTTACCAGTACGACCGGCGCGATGTCACCGGTCGCGGCCTCGCCAACGCCTACGCACAGACCCTCGGCACGATCTTCACCGATCAGCTCAAGCCATATGAGGTGGAGATCTGTGTGGCCGAGGTGGGGTATCCGGAGCAGACGCCGACCTCGGTGCTCTACCGGATCACCTTCGACGGTTCGATCGTGGACGAGCGCGAATACGTGGTGATGGGCGGCACGACCGAGCCGATCCTCACCGCATTGAAGGCGTCCTACCAGCCCGGTCTCGACCTGTCCTCGGCCGTCGGCGTGGCCGTCAAGGCGCTGACCGCGGGGGTTCCCGAGGGTGCGGACAAGGAGAAGCGTGTACTCGGGGTGAGCTCGCTCGAGGTCGCCACACTGGAGCAGGCCCGGCCGCGGCGGGCGTTTCGCCGGGTTTCGGACACCGCCCTGGAAGGGCTGCTGGCCGGCAGTAAATCGGGCAGCAAGAGCAAGGCCGCCGCAGCGACCGCCGCGGCGGAAGCGGAGGACGCTCCGAAGTCGGAGTGATCGTCGCCTGATCCGGTCGTCGAGGCCCCCGGTGTTCCGTCCCGCGGAGCGCCGGGGGTTTCGTTCGTCGCCGGTACTTTTCCGTCGAATGTTGCGCCGACGTGCAAAATCGTTGTGAAGACGTATGCATCCGGGTTGTCCGCACTCCCACGCGGGTACATGACATGGCTGTAATGTCGATAGTGTGCAGCGACGAATCATGGGGATCGAGACCGAATTCGGTGTGACGTGCACCTTCCACGGACACCGCCGGCTCAGCCCTGACGAGGTAGCCCGGTATTTGTTCCGCCGGGTAGTTTCCTGGGGCCGTAGCTCGAACGTGTTCCTCCGCAACGGTGCTCGGCTCTACCTCGATGTCGGGTCGCATCCGGAGTACGCCACGGCCGAGTGCGACAACTTGGCTCAGCTGGTCACCCATGACAGGGCGGGCGAGCGGGTGCTGGAGGAGCTGTTGATCGACGCCGAGCAGCGCCTCGCGGAGGAGGGCATCGGCGGTGATATCTACCTGTTCAAGAACAACACCGATTCGGCGGGCAACTCCTACGGTTGTCACGAGAACTTCCTCGTGGTCCGGGCCGGTGAATTCTCCAGGATCTCCGATGTGCTGCTGCCGTTCCTGGTCACCCGTCAGCTGATCTGCGGGGCGGGCAAGATCCTGCAGACGCCGAAGGCGGCCACGTTCTGCCTGTCGCAGCGTGCCGAGCACATCTGGGAGGGTGTGTCCTCAGCGACCACACGGTCGCGGCCGATCATCAACACCCGCGACGAGCCGCACGCGGACGCGGAGAAATACCGCCGTCTGCACGTGATCGTCGGTGACTCGAACATGTCCGAGACCACCACCATGCTCAAGGTCGGCACGGCCTCGCTGGTGCTGGAAATGATCGAGGCGGGGGTCTCGTTCCGCGACTTCGCGCTGGACAACCCGATCCGCGCCATCCGTGAGGTCAGCCACGACCTGACCGGCAAGCGTCCGGTGCGGCTGGCGGGCGGCCGGCAGGCCAGCGCCCTGGATATCCAGCGCGAGTACTACGCACGCGCCGTCGAGCACCTGCGCAACCGCGACCGCGATCCCCACGTCGACCAGGTCGTCGACCTGTGGGGGCGGACCCTGGACGCGGTCGAGGCACAGGACTTCGCGAAGGTCGACACCGAGGTCGACTGGGTGATCAAGCGCAAGCTGTTCCAGCGCTATCAGGACCGCTACGGCATGGAGCTGTCGGATCCGAAGATCGCCCAGCTGGATCTGGCTTATCACGACATCAAGCGCGGCCGCGGTGTCTTCGACCTGCTGCAGCGCAAGGGCCTGGCCAAGCGGGTCACCGAGGACGAGGCCGTGGACGCCGCGGTCGACACTCCGCCGCAGACAACCCGGGCCAAGCTGCGCGGCGACTTCATCACCGCCGCGCAGGAGGCGGGT includes these proteins:
- a CDS encoding ubiquitin-like protein Pup → MAQEQTKRAGGGDEDEGPEGVDAAGQERREKLAEETDDLLDEIDDVLEENAEDFVRAYVQKGGQ
- the dop gene encoding depupylase/deamidase Dop, encoding MQRIIGIEVEYGISTPTEPSANPILTSTQAVLAYAAAEGVPRAKRTRWDYEVESPLRDARGFDLSRMNGPAPVIDADEVGAANMILTNGARLYVDHAHPEYSAPEVVDPMDAVIWDKAGERVMEAAARHASSVPGAPRLQLYKNNVDGKGASYGTHENYLMSRETPFNQIIVGLTPFFVSRQVITGSGRVGIGQSGDHAGFQLSQRADYIEVEVGLETTLKRGIINTRDEPHADADKYRRLHVIIGDANLAEMSTYLKVGTTALVLDLIEAGEDLSDLQLARPVTAVHQISHDPTLRATVALTDGRELTGLALQRIYLDRVEKYVARSANDDPRVRDIIENWAMVLDLLERDPMECADLLDWPAKLRLLEGMRKREGLSWAAPKLHLMDLQYSDVRLDKGLYNRLVARGSMKRLVTEQQILDAMTKPPTDTRAYFRGECLRRFGADIAAASWDSVIFDLGGDSLVRIPTLEPRRGTKAHVGKLLDGVNTAAELVEQLTT
- the pafA gene encoding Pup--protein ligase encodes the protein MQRRIMGIETEFGVTCTFHGHRRLSPDEVARYLFRRVVSWGRSSNVFLRNGARLYLDVGSHPEYATAECDNLAQLVTHDRAGERVLEELLIDAEQRLAEEGIGGDIYLFKNNTDSAGNSYGCHENFLVVRAGEFSRISDVLLPFLVTRQLICGAGKILQTPKAATFCLSQRAEHIWEGVSSATTRSRPIINTRDEPHADAEKYRRLHVIVGDSNMSETTTMLKVGTASLVLEMIEAGVSFRDFALDNPIRAIREVSHDLTGKRPVRLAGGRQASALDIQREYYARAVEHLRNRDRDPHVDQVVDLWGRTLDAVEAQDFAKVDTEVDWVIKRKLFQRYQDRYGMELSDPKIAQLDLAYHDIKRGRGVFDLLQRKGLAKRVTEDEAVDAAVDTPPQTTRAKLRGDFITAAQEAGRDFTVDWVHLKLNDQAQRTVLCKDPFRSVDERVDRLIASM
- the prcA gene encoding proteasome subunit alpha produces the protein MTLPYYASAEQIMRDKTELARKGIGRGRSVIVLVYDKGVLFVAENPSATLHKVSELYDRVGFAAVGKYNEFEALRRGGILQADLKGYQYDRRDVTGRGLANAYAQTLGTIFTDQLKPYEVEICVAEVGYPEQTPTSVLYRITFDGSIVDEREYVVMGGTTEPILTALKASYQPGLDLSSAVGVAVKALTAGVPEGADKEKRVLGVSSLEVATLEQARPRRAFRRVSDTALEGLLAGSKSGSKSKAAAATAAAEAEDAPKSE
- a CDS encoding DUF418 domain-containing protein; its protein translation is MAAPTPAAPSRVVALDVLRGIAILGTLGTNIWILTDVEGLVGYLDELHTDATGWMWVERVMQQVAQGKFLGLLTIMFGIGLAIQQGSAARAGRRWPGSYPWRAGLLFLDGLLNFLFIAEFDVLMGYALTGLVVAFILAASTRAQRRWLIVAAGIHLTMLTSIAVGMAFDSRQDSGPRQALDPNPYADGSFWDLVLFRLENAGMFRFEAIFVFPMSIALFLAGARLFRAGVFRPEGARIRKRLMIAGLVVAAPLDLIVGVLGGGDMLLFTRYGTAPFVSFGILALVAEFSLHRPRVGFLGRRLTDVGRTALSCYILQNLVASILCYGWGFGLAARVSPDTRIPFTVGIYLLVALIIVAFAHFWLRRFERGPVEWLWNTSYRALTRER
- the prcB gene encoding proteasome subunit beta, whose amino-acid sequence is MHAPELLPGNRFAAIEGATGSSGGTAAKDLAPHGTTIVAVSYRGGVLIAGDRRATMGNLLASRDMEKVYITDTYSAAGIAGTAGMAIEMVRLFAVELEYYEKIEGVSLTFDGKANKLSKMVRDNLPAALQGLAVVPVLVGYDEYATDPDKAGRIVSYDVVGGRSEERFGYTAVGSGSNFAKSSLKKLYAKGIDEDRALRIAVESLFDAADDDTATGGPDIVRGIYPTAIVVNEEGADLVPEERLAEIARGIVADREAAEEGSAQA